Within the Glycine soja cultivar W05 chromosome 3, ASM419377v2, whole genome shotgun sequence genome, the region TATTAATTGATTAATGTTCCGGTTGTTTTCGATTTTCCTTTAACAGTAGTTTCTTAAAATGGACCTTGGATGACCGGCTAATTAATATCTCCTTAGAACTTTTCAGTTTAGAAGAAAGTAATCCAAAACCCTGTTGTGGTAGGATGTGGACCTAATTAGTAACTATTGTTGGTATTGTAACCAAGCAAGCAGAGGCAGCTTTTAGCCttttataaatagataaaagaggAGCAAGAGAGATAGTAGCATTGTAGTTTTGTGTTGGCTTGGGTCATTCTTACATTGGGCAGTTCAATATGAGGACCTTTTCCCtcttttcttgtctttttttctttctttctgtcttTTCCACCACTCTGTTCCACCCTGGTCATTCCCTCCACCACCACCCTCACTCTGCCACACACAACTACAGAGATGCTCTCACCAAATCCATCATCTTCTTTGAGGGCCAGCGGTCAGGGAAGCTCCCTTCTAACCAGAGGATGTCTTGGAGGAGAGACTCTGGTCTCTCTGATGGCTCAGCCATGCATgtatgataatataataatattaatacaacATTCTTAGTCTCAGTTgccgttcaaaaaaaaattcttagtcTCAGTCTCAGTTTTTGTGTTCTCTGGCTTGTGCACATGGCTTATTTCTGCATTGAATGTACAATGCAGGTTGATTTGGTTGGAGGGTACTATGATGCTGGGGACAATGTCAAGTTTGGTTTTCCCATGGCCTTCACCACCACCATGCTTTCGTGGAGTGTTATTGAGTTTGGTGGGGTCATGAAAGGTGAGTTGCAGAATGCCAGAGAGGCCATTCGTTGGGCGACAGATTATCTTCTCAAAGCTACTGCACATCCAGACATCATTTATGTTCAGGTTagtcttctcttctcttccttaTAGTTTCATTCCTTTTTGTTATATTCATTCATGTTACTATTGAGTGTGGTTTTTGCAGGTGGGAGATGCTGTGAAGGACCACGCTTGTTGGGAGAGACCCGAGGACATGGATACCCCAAGGAGTGTCTTTAAAGTAGATAAAAACAACCCTGGTTCTGATGTGGCTGCAGAAACTGCTGCTGCTCTTGCAGCTGCTTCTCtggtttttaaaaaagttgatcCCACCTACTCCAAAACATTGGTTAGGAGAGCTATCCGTGTAAGCATTTGATTTGAGATGAAAACATTGTTTTTGGATCTAAATGGAATTCTTTCAACTAATGCttataatatgatattataCTTTATGGGTATAGGTTTTCCAGTTTGCCGATAAATATAGGGGACCCTACAGCAATGGCTTGAAGCCCGTTGTGTGCCCCTTCTATTGTTCTTACTCTGGTTATCAGGTAAAgttctaatttcttttttaagttcCATAGGTTTTGATATGTGAAGTATAAAGTAAAGCAAGAAGTGTTTTCTTAATGATGATTTTGTAAATCTGTCAGGATGAGCTGTTGTGGGGTGCTACTTGGCTTCACAAGGCTACTAAGAACCCAATGTACCTAAACTACATTAAGGTTAATGGACAGACCCTTGGGGCTGCAGATTCTGACAATACCTTTGGATGGGATAACAAGCATGTTGGAGCAAGGATACTGCTTTCTAAGGTCTAAAATGCTTCTCTTTTCTTATAGTTTTTTGCTGGAGAGAtggtaacaaaaatataaaggtTTCCAACCCATAATATTTGTGCTGTTGGTTTTAGGAATTTCTTGTTCGGAAGGTGCAAACACTACATGACTACAAGGGTCACGCGGACAATTTTATCTGTTCTGTTATCCCTGGCTCCTCTTCTTCCCAATTCACCCCAGGTAaggttccttttcctttttcttttttttcttactctCAGCTGTGTGGTCTAATCAATGTGTAACCATTAATTACCTTTGGTTCCTGGTTCTTTATAATCTACGCAGGTGGTCTTCTATTCAAGATGGGTGATAGCAACATGCAATATGTAACATCCACCTCATTCATACTCTTAGCTTATGCTAAATACTTGACCAAAGCCCATGTGGTTGTGAACTGTGGTGGAACCATAGTAACTCCAAAGAGACTCCGAGCTATAGCCCAAAAACAGGTACAAAAAGTTGTCAatgaaagttttataaaaaaagttggaTTTTATTctgatttattgttatttttcagGTGGATTACTTGCTGGGAGACAACCCCTTGAAGATGTCTTATATGGTGGGGTATGGTCCACGGTACCCGCAAAGGATACACCACAGGGGCTCATCGCTGCCGTCCGTTGCTGTTCACCCTGGCAAGATCCAATGCTCAGCAGGATTCAGTGTGATGAACTCGCAATCACCCAACCCAAACATTCTAATGGGTGCAGTTGTTGGAGGGCCGGATCTGCACGATGGGTTCCCAGATGAACGGTCAGATTATGAGCAATCAGAACCAGCTACTTATATTAACGCACCACTTGTAGGAGCACTTGCTTATCTCGCACACTCCTTTGGGCAACTCTAGGGTGCTGTGTCTCTCCTCCAACTTGTGTGCTTCtcttgttttaattattaaatagtagTTCAAGTGGATTGGCTAGTTTTAATTCCTTGGAATTGCACAAGGTAAGGGAAGGGGGGTAAAAACTCTCTCAAGAGCGCCAGGGCGCGAGCCCCCAACCTTGAAGCACATTGTTCAAGGCAAAATAGATTGCATGCATGGCcttatgtttttacttttactcCTAGTTGTATTTTTCTACTTTGTTCATGTTGTTGAATTGAGTGGAAGAAGGTTTAATGTCATTTTTTCGACATTATGTTTTGTGTCATTTTGTAACaagttctattttgttttttaagtttttaaagtgTATTATTTTGTCTGATCCGTCACGACCCTCTATCATACCACCTCAGTGCATGTGCttataagtcttttttttttttccttatatgatattcaatttttttatttttatttgatatgtacCTCAAATTTATACTCTAACAAATAAGTGATAtaagtttatgtttttatttggttGATTGCGTGAATGCTCTTGGACGCATACAAGTCCAGTGGTGGTGAACTTATTCAAGAAATAATAGTAAAAACCTAATTTAATAAGGGTGCAAATGTGTGAGAATTTACATCGAGAGGCGAAATAGAATGAATTATAATACTTGATAATTTGATATAGAGGCACGATTTAATTAACAGAACGCCTAATCCTTGAAACTTGGAAATAATCcgttaataattataattctaGCCAAGCACTGTGACagagaatatatataataatgaaaGGCACATATTTTACTGGCGAGTGTCAGTGTGTAATCCGAACAGAGTAAAGCTATTTCTATAATATAAGTATGGCAATAATAATTTACAGTACGTGataaaaagagaaggaagagaaaaaataagtgatatgataaagaaaaaaaaagtataaaaaattatggtaGGAATAACAATTAAATACTATTTTTCTGGATTGCGCATAACGAGTTTTGACCGTTGAAAGCGAGAGAGGGAGAAAAAAGATCTTGGGGTTTGGTGACATGTTATGTAGAGAATCGTGGATGATAGATAGGGTAACCTTGCATCACATGTATAGCAGTGTAGGAAGAGTGCACTGCAGCTCTGTGACAGGGTCAGGGGGATACCTCCCCAAAGACGGAAAGACATTCCTCCAGTCTGAGTCTGACTGACATAAATGACATGCTGCTTTGGATTGTTTGAATGTTCATAccaaatactttttatttttttttctggatgtGCCTTTGGAGTTACAAGCTTCAGTCTTGGATGGTCAAACATGATCTTTACATCAAGAGATGTTTGAAAATCTGTTATAAAAGACAAATAACTTTTCAAGATCTgacatttattctatttttatctattaaatttatattcaaatacgtattatgaattttgaattcaagcttagttaaagtaattaaaatgtgtTCTAAGTATATTCCTATTGGCTTGAACACATGTGCATGCATATTTTGACAA harbors:
- the LOC114407392 gene encoding endoglucanase 17-like; translation: MRTFSLFSCLFFFLSVFSTTLFHPGHSLHHHPHSATHNYRDALTKSIIFFEGQRSGKLPSNQRMSWRRDSGLSDGSAMHVDLVGGYYDAGDNVKFGFPMAFTTTMLSWSVIEFGGVMKGELQNAREAIRWATDYLLKATAHPDIIYVQVGDAVKDHACWERPEDMDTPRSVFKVDKNNPGSDVAAETAAALAAASLVFKKVDPTYSKTLVRRAIRVFQFADKYRGPYSNGLKPVVCPFYCSYSGYQDELLWGATWLHKATKNPMYLNYIKVNGQTLGAADSDNTFGWDNKHVGARILLSKEFLVRKVQTLHDYKGHADNFICSVIPGSSSSQFTPGGLLFKMGDSNMQYVTSTSFILLAYAKYLTKAHVVVNCGGTIVTPKRLRAIAQKQVDYLLGDNPLKMSYMVGYGPRYPQRIHHRGSSLPSVAVHPGKIQCSAGFSVMNSQSPNPNILMGAVVGGPDLHDGFPDERSDYEQSEPATYINAPLVGALAYLAHSFGQL